A region of the Agrobacterium sp. RAC06 genome:
CCGTCGTCGAAGAAGCACCGGTTGCCGCACCGGCTCCGGTCACTGCGCCGGCCCCTGCCCCGGCTGCCGAAGAGGCAAAGGCCGCCCGCGCCAATCGCGAATCCAACGTGGCGTCGTCCGAACCAGTCGTGACTTCGGTCAAGGCCACGGAAGACAGCACCGATGCCAAGCCCAAGAAGGGCGGCTGGTGGCAGAAGCGCGGTGGTTTCTTCTAAGACCCGCGCGGTTGTGATCGAATGCAAGAAGGGCCCTTCACGGGGCCCTTTTTTTGTCTCCAGAATCTCGCCGGTCAGGCGCTGGGACGTGCGCGTTTCATCACTGATGTCAGACCACCGGCGAAGGTGGTGTCATAGGCGTGGGCATAGCCGCATTTCTCTGCCACGCGGATCGATGCAGCGTGTTCTGGCGCCAGGATACAGACGGTCTGGCCATGGGTACCATGAGCATCGATCCACGCATGGGCGGCCTGCATGGCTTCGGTTGCGAGACCGCGCCCGTGGCTTGCCGAGACGATCGCCCAGCCGGCTTCCGGCGCGGAGCCGGGCGGTGGATCCATGTCGCGGTGAAAATCGGCGAAGCCCGCTTCTCCGAGGTAAAGCCCCGTCTCACGGTCCTCGATTACCCAATAGCCGAAGCCGAGGGCATGCCAGTGGCCGATATAGCGCAGGAGCCGGGACCAGGTTTCGTTTGACGTCGAGGGGCGACCGGTGATGTGGCGGACGATGGCGTCGTCCTGCCACATGGCGAGCATCGCCTCGAAATCCTCGAGCCGGTGGGCGCGCAACCGCGTCCGCTGGGTGAGAATGTCGGGCGCGCTGACCAACTGGCTGATCCGTTGCGGTGTCATGACCCCACCTCCCCATGCCTTCAATCCGCGACTTCAGAAACTGATTCAGCTTGCTTTCAAACCGAGTCAG
Encoded here:
- a CDS encoding GNAT family N-acetyltransferase produces the protein MTPQRISQLVSAPDILTQRTRLRAHRLEDFEAMLAMWQDDAIVRHITGRPSTSNETWSRLLRYIGHWHALGFGYWVIEDRETGLYLGEAGFADFHRDMDPPPGSAPEAGWAIVSASHGRGLATEAMQAAHAWIDAHGTHGQTVCILAPEHAASIRVAEKCGYAHAYDTTFAGGLTSVMKRARPSA